In a genomic window of Anoxybacter fermentans:
- the pgmB gene encoding beta-phosphoglucomutase has protein sequence MDGYFKGVIFDLDGVITDTAEYHYQAWKRLAEKLGIPFDRKFNEKLKGVSRMESLNIILSRSNKSYTQEEKERLAEEKNADYKELIAKITPDDLLPGAGEVLESLKKHGYKLALASASKNASFVIKKLKVEHYFDYIVDAATIKNSKPHPEIFLTAAKGLGLAPEYCIGVEDAQAGIEAIKRAGMFAVGVGSSTLKGADVMINDLRDFDIEQYQTMVKR, from the coding sequence ATGGATGGATATTTTAAGGGTGTAATTTTTGATCTGGATGGAGTAATTACCGATACTGCAGAATATCATTATCAGGCCTGGAAACGTCTTGCTGAAAAACTTGGAATTCCTTTTGATCGTAAATTTAATGAAAAACTAAAGGGAGTTTCCCGGATGGAATCATTGAATATTATTCTCAGTAGATCTAATAAAAGTTATACGCAAGAAGAGAAAGAAAGACTGGCAGAAGAGAAAAATGCTGATTATAAGGAACTTATAGCGAAAATTACTCCTGATGATCTTTTACCGGGTGCTGGTGAGGTACTTGAAAGTTTAAAGAAGCATGGATATAAACTTGCTTTGGCCTCAGCCAGTAAAAATGCTTCTTTTGTAATTAAGAAGCTCAAAGTGGAGCATTATTTTGATTATATTGTAGATGCTGCTACTATCAAAAACAGTAAACCTCACCCGGAAATATTTCTTACTGCTGCAAAGGGGCTTGGATTGGCTCCAGAATACTGTATTGGAGTTGAAGATGCTCAGGCAGGGATTGAAGCAATTAAAAGAGCTGGAATGTTTGCAGTTGGTGTTGGTAGTTCAACATTAAAAGGTGCAGATGTTATGATTAATGATTTAAGAGATTTTGATATAGAGCAATACCAAACGATGGTAAAAAGGTAG
- the galT gene encoding galactose-1-phosphate uridylyltransferase has protein sequence MTQMRFDPITNESVIIAAGRSRRPTDLCEKETETDSITNCPFCPGNEDKTPPQIDALYREGKWVTRTFANKFPILAPGKTKCVIENELFCGINQSGYHNVIVEHPDHNINFFKMNQSEMVDLLLTYKRCYKKLSKKQKIVYVLIFKNYQKKGGASLHHPHSQVIASPFIPPRIKRELVGFKTYKQDTGRCIFCDLIETEINGDRQIFLSSSYLVVAPYASRFPYETWILPRKHNAKFEEILDNDLEELAGVILQVFNKLYRVLGDFPFNLYIHNGPVNSTEYTDFHWHLEIAPRLNTMAGFEIGGGIIVNTVLPEMAAEILAKEEI, from the coding sequence ATGACTCAGATGAGGTTTGATCCAATTACAAACGAATCAGTAATTATAGCAGCGGGTCGAAGTAGAAGACCAACCGATTTGTGTGAAAAAGAGACAGAAACAGATTCTATTACTAACTGTCCCTTCTGCCCTGGTAATGAAGATAAAACTCCTCCCCAAATTGATGCTCTTTATCGAGAGGGTAAATGGGTTACCAGAACTTTTGCCAATAAGTTCCCTATCCTTGCTCCTGGAAAGACTAAATGTGTGATTGAAAATGAGCTATTTTGTGGAATAAACCAATCTGGATATCACAATGTGATAGTAGAGCATCCCGATCATAATATAAATTTTTTTAAGATGAACCAAAGCGAGATGGTTGATCTTTTATTGACCTATAAGAGATGTTATAAAAAGTTAAGTAAAAAACAGAAAATAGTTTATGTTTTAATCTTCAAAAATTATCAAAAAAAGGGTGGAGCGTCATTACATCATCCTCATTCTCAGGTTATTGCTTCTCCTTTTATACCGCCACGTATAAAAAGAGAGTTAGTAGGTTTTAAAACTTATAAGCAGGATACCGGAAGGTGTATCTTTTGTGATCTAATAGAAACCGAAATAAATGGGGATCGTCAAATTTTTCTTTCTTCTTCATATCTGGTTGTAGCTCCTTATGCATCCCGGTTTCCATATGAAACCTGGATTTTGCCCCGGAAACATAATGCAAAGTTTGAAGAAATTCTTGATAATGATCTGGAAGAATTGGCAGGGGTAATTTTGCAAGTGTTTAATAAACTCTATCGTGTTCTGGGAGATTTTCCGTTTAATCTTTATATCCATAATGGCCCGGTAAATTCTACGGAATATACTGATTTTCACTGGCATTTAGAAATTGCCCCTCGACTCAATACAATGGCCGGTTTTGAAATAGGTGGAGGAATTATAGTTAATACTGTTTTACCAGAGATGGCTGCAGAAATTCTGGCTAAGGAGGAGATTTAA